The window GCCCCTCTTCACCCGAAGGAGAGCCTGGAGTATTTTCTCCCCAAAGCCCAAGTGCAGCCGAGCAGTTCTGAGCTCCCTCAGTAGATGGTGGTGGTGCACTGCTCATccgctgcctgctctgcagatACTTGGGAAGTAATTTCCAGGCCTGGATGTTCAGCTCTCAGCCCACAAAACGTATTTGAAGGCGTCAGCTTCTGCTGTAATGCCCAACCAGGGAATTCCGTGGTGGGATGCACTGTTCTCACGTTATTGGCAATCGTTTGGGGCCATGCAGAAGCCAGACAAATAGCTTTGGTGGCAGATTTACATGTCAACAGAGAAAAGGTGAATCTgtttgggatttattttcttttcctgcagtaaATCTCTGTATCCTGAATGGATGATGGTCTCAGTTtgggtttaaaaaagaaatgaaggagcTTTATGTCAAAAGTTTAAGAAGATAGAAATGATGGAAGACAAgagataacattttaaataatatttgcagTACCTCAGTCATGCATGGACATAATTTTCCATCCAGCTTTGCTTACGGGAAATCAGCCTTGTTAGTCTGAGCAATAGCTGGCTCCTGTCCCTGGAGAtgaagcgggggggggggggggaaaattCAGGggaaggctgtgctgggggctcgCCGCTGCCAGCATCCATCGGATGCAGAGGGACCACAACTGCTTGGACCACAGCTGCCCAGGGATCGTGGCCTGGATCAGTGGATTCTGGCCTTAAAAGTACTTCCGTCCACTACGAGCGCTTACCATCACACTTTTAGTTTTGGAAATCCTGAAATGATTTGCATTGTGGATAAAGGCAGCTTGGCAGTGCCTTGAGGACCAGCCACAGCCTGAGGGCCAGGGAACCAGGTATTTCTACCTTCCTTCTGAGGAAGAGTTTTCTCTCGGTTTATTCTCCTTCTGATGTTAAAAACATTcagcagaaaaagggaaaaataagctGAGAAGCGATCCCTTGGAGGGAGCTGCTTGTACCACCTCCCACAGGAGAAGCTCTTGTACAAGCAGCTGCGGGGACTGTTCGACACGCGgctcttttccctccctttgtAGGTTGTAAAGCGAAGCAGAGCTCACTGTGAAGCCTCCACAAaacccacagctgctgcctttccatCTGGGTGTCCTGCAGAAGCATCTCCCACCCGCACAGGGAGTCCCACCCTGGTGCGGCTCCTTCAgcacctgcctgctgggggagaagggaTGCAACCCCTCTCTTTCTTCCTATCGGGCTCCCCCAGTGACTGATGACCATTAGCTCAAAATCCCCAGGGTGCAGCAGGTCTTGCTGCTGACATCTGCCTGCCTTTATCCCAGGATATGCAACACGAAGCCAAAGCTGGGGAGAGGACACATGCACCTCGCAGCTTTGGGCAGTGAGAAAATGGCCAGCAGTCACTGGAGGGTAGTCCAAGACCTAGACTGtgacctgtttttaaaaaaaatgtttcctgggGCCATTTAACAACGTTATCCTTTCCTCCCAGCCATGAATCCACATGCTGCTATCCCACGGGGGCAGAGCAGGCTTGCCCCACAGAACAGAGGGTCCCCAGGCAGCGGGCTCAGTGTGCTCAGCCccgggctggcagggagctgagcatCACTGAGAGCCTGGCTAAATGCTCCTGAGATAAATGCTGCCGCCTCTCCCCCCGTCCCTCCGGTCCTGCTCTGACgcagggggagctgcagggctgaagGAAACTTGTTTGAGGTCCTAATTACATCTCCATGGAAGAGGGACACTCATATCCTCTTCTGATAAAAGGCAGTGATAAATCCTgcgggagcagcagctccagagcaCTCCGCCGCCCGCCGCTGCCAGCTCCTCGCTCCGGGATGCACCCAGGGGTAAGGGGTTGTTTCGCCCTGCTCCGTGCAACAGGATTGTGCCTTGCAATCTGGGGGCTTCTTTACTCcgcttctctttattttctgtgcttccttactccttctccctccctgttGCTTTAGACAGAGACCTACCCTCTTGCGTTCATtctatcattttgtttttgctcttaCCAGCTTAGTGACTCGTGCGGCACTCAGATCAGATGATGGAGGGTCTGGAGGTTttgctctgttgttttttttattcttattactACTGAAAATTGATAGATAACATTGCCTGGGATTTCAGGAAACCACAGGAGTACTGGAAAGAATGATAGCTCAGGCTCAGCTCTGTTCGTTTTGCCGCTTAGCTGCTCAAGTTGCTACCAGCTATAAAAGCGTAAGGGGCTaattggttggttggtttagCACAGATTTCTGCCTGATGTTTTCAGTGTGACCGAGCAAGTCATCTTCTCTCAGCCCCTCTGAAGCCCTGATCTTAATCACATATGTTAGGCTTTCAAGTCCTGTATCTTGCCATGACATTTCAATTAGGTCAAATGAAAAGACACACAAGGtaaatgaattttctttgagACCTAATTTAATCTCCAAAGaacaaacagggaagaaaagatgtAGAGATTACCACAGATAAGCTACTGGCCTGATTTGTGCTTTGAAAGACGACTTAAGTGATGCCTTGAAGCAGGGACGAGATGTCTCAGGAGAGTGGAAAGGGGCTATAGAGCGCTGCGTCTCTTGGCCTTGACTTTAAATGTGAGATTGATGAAAATATGGTTTTTGATAGCAAAACCGGCACTCGCAGGGCACAGATGCTGAGAGATCTTAGGCAAGAGGGAGAAGCCTTGAGCTCTCGGGAGGTGCTAACCCACCGCTTCTCCTTCTAAGGTGTCAGGACACCCACAGCCCTGAGCACCAGGAGGGCTGCGGCAGGAGCCAGAGGACCGAGACCCCCGGCGATGCCCCCGGATGCCGTCCCCGCGCCCCGGCGCTGGCTGGTGGAGGCCAGGGCGTCGCGGAGGCTGGTGCTGGCGGTGGTGTTCGTGGCACTGCTGCTGGACAACATGCTGCTGACGGTCGTGGGTAGGGCTCCGTGCCGCCTCGGGGGGGTCTTGCACGTGGGGACGGCTGCGGTTGgcctccagcctgtgctgggaggggagggggctgccagggcaccGGCATCGAGCCAGCATCCAGTTCAGCTGCCACAAAACCAACTAAAATCACTAACTCCCCCCTtccctggctttttttttccagtaccGATCATCCCCACCTTCCTGTATACAACAGAGTACAAAGGTGctaacagctctgctgcccctcGCCAGCCTGAGTCGGCTCCTTCAGCCGTGGAggcttctcctttctcctccgTGTTCTCCTATTTTGACAACAGCACCGTGACCGTCTCAGGCTCCTCCAGCACCGCAGAGCCGCTGAATGGGACCACGAGCGGGCACTCGCTGCAGCCCACCACGAGCCCCTCACCCCCACCGAGCGGCTGCCTGCAGGGCGAGGAGTTCCTTGCCAACGAAAACGTCCGCGTGGGGCTGCTCTTTGCCTCCAAGGCTCTCGTCCAGCTGCTGGTCAACCCCTTTGTGGGTCTCCTGACCAACAGGTACGTCTGAGacctgctcagcacagccctttGGGGATGGCCTGTTTCCCCATCCACACGTTCAGGAGATGCTTACAGATCCCCAGAGACGTGCGTGGTAAGGCTGGGCAGCCAGGCCAGGTCTCCACCAGGAAAAGAGCAATCCTCGGTGAGATCCTGCCTCTTTTCTCCCGTTCCAGGATAGGATACCACATCCCCATGTTCATCGGCTTCATCATCATGTTCCTCTCCACAGTCAGTGAGTATTGCCCTCCGGTCTGCACTTCGCACGCAGCAGGATGCTGGGCCCTTGCCGCAGCTACtgatctgaaataaaagcagcacgGGAGAAAACGCACCGGCTGTGTGCCCATGCATGAGAAACgagagagagcagagcagcagcctcagAAACTGGAGACAGGAATGGACGAGCAGCACCCTGCACCCAGCGGCACCCGGGCTGGGGGGCAAGCAGAGGCTGCTGTCACCCTTGGCAGGGTTTTGgatctgcagctctgcctgatgctgtttctccttcctctgcagtgTTTGCCTTCTCCGGCACCTACACCTTGCTGTTCATTGCCCGAGCTCTCCAAGGCGTCGGTTCCTCATTCTCATCAGTCGCAGGTGAGTGTTTTAGCTCACTGCTACACCCAGCCTTGGCTCCTGCCCACAGTGTCTGCGTTAGATCCCTTTGGTTGAGTGATTGTCTCGGGTTCTCTCTGCCCCCAGGCTTGGGCATGCTGGCCAGCATCTACACGGACGACTTCGAGAGGGGCAACGCCATGGGCATCGCTCTCGGAGGCTTGGCGTTGGGTGTGCTGAGTAAGGACACTTTGCTGGGCTTTTCACCACTGCTTTTGTTgggctgagcatccccagctcagccccacggGCATGCCTGGCCCCTCTGCTTCAGGGGCTGGACGCCTGACACTGCGTGACGCAGCCTTTCCCTTGCAGTCGGGGCCCCCTTCGGAAGCGTGATGTACGAATTCACGGGGAAAGCCTCTCCCTTCCTGGTCCTGGCATTCTTAGCCCTGCTGGATGGAGGTGAGGAGCCAAGTGGTTTAATCCAACCAAAAACCCAAAGCCCCTGGCAGACACAAACGCTGCCATCTCGGGAAGGATCTCACAGGGCTCGTGTGAAGGCAGAGGCAAATTAATGCAGCATGGTTGCTATCATCAGCACCGGTTATTCCATTATTGCTAAATCATATGTTTTCTACCACCAGATGCATGACATAGCAGTACAGTAAGAATTAGTCCCTCATTACTTAATAAACCCTTTGATTGCTTTAATGGCTTGAATAGCACGCTCAGTAAAGCTCTCTGAACGGAGTGCGCTCTGTAGAA is drawn from Oxyura jamaicensis isolate SHBP4307 breed ruddy duck chromosome 22, BPBGC_Ojam_1.0, whole genome shotgun sequence and contains these coding sequences:
- the SLC18A1 gene encoding chromaffin granule amine transporter, coding for MPPDAVPAPRRWLVEARASRRLVLAVVFVALLLDNMLLTVVVPIIPTFLYTTEYKGANSSAAPRQPESAPSAVEASPFSSVFSYFDNSTVTVSGSSSTAEPLNGTTSGHSLQPTTSPSPPPSGCLQGEEFLANENVRVGLLFASKALVQLLVNPFVGLLTNRIGYHIPMFIGFIIMFLSTVMFAFSGTYTLLFIARALQGVGSSFSSVAGLGMLASIYTDDFERGNAMGIALGGLALGVLIGAPFGSVMYEFTGKASPFLVLAFLALLDGALQLCILQPSKISPESTQGTPVFTLLRDPYILVAAGALCFSNMGVAMLEPTLPIWMMQTMCSPKWQLGMAFLPASISYLIGTNLFGVLANKMGRWLCSLIGMAVVGISLLCVPLAKSIYGLIGPNGGLGFAIGMVDSSMMPIMGYLVDLRHTSVYGNVYAIADVAFCMGFAIGPSTGGAIVRAIGFPWLMVIIGVINIAYAPLCWYLRSPPAREEKIAILNQECPMQTKSYTTQKPLRDFPLTDGSDVEAENEE